The sequence AATTGAAAGGTTTTTGTCTATCAGTTCATTTGCTTCAGCGTCTGTTAAATCATCCAAACCTCCTCTTAGCTTTTGAAAAATTTCATTGCGTTCCTTTTTCCGAAGCTCATGAAATTTATCGTCATAGTTGTTATAGATTGGCCAGAATTTTTCTGCTTCGGTAGAAGTTAGCGCCAGTTTTTCAGTAATATAAGCTGTCTTTAAAGCTTTAATCTTCTCGTGCCTTTTATCCTGAGCGTGCATCGATATTGAGGCAAGTAGGAATATAAAAATCAATTTTTTCATTTTTCGTTTATTAAGAATTCTTCATCAAAATTTTCTAAAATATAGCTTTCTAAAGCTTTATCTGAAAATTGTTTGTTTTCAAAATTCAAATTGGTAATATCTTCATCGTCTATATATGAAGTAAGTTCATAAAGATCTAGATTCAAATTACCTTCTTCAATATAGGTGTCAATAGCTGCCATCTCCAATGAATCTAAGGAGTTGTCAGTTTTGTTGCTGAAAACCATAAAAGCAACAATTAAGCAAGCTGCAATAGTTGCTGCATAGCCAAAATATTTTTTCGGATAAAGCGAGATTACTGTTTTAGGTTCTTCTGAATGGATTATCGTCTTTAAAACACGCTCTTCCAGGGCATCAAAATAACCGTCAGGTGCTTTGAAACCAGCCGAGCTTGAGAAATTTTCTTCTGAAATCTTGCTGAACAAGCGCTCTTCGAAACTCTCGAAATAGTTTTCAGGAGTTGTAAAACCAGATATGTTTTTGTCTTTTTTCATTATATACTTATGACTCTTAAAACGTTAAAGAGTTTCATCTTGTGCTTTTATGAATTCTGTAATTTTCTTTACGGCAATGTGATAGCTGCTTTTCAAACCGCCTGTTGTAGTTTCCAAAATCTCTGAAAGCTGTTCAAATGTATGATCTTCAAAATATTTCATTGTAAAAATCAATCGTTGTCTTTCCGGAAGCGTTGCTATTGCCTTTTGAAATTGTAACTGAATAGCATCGCCTTCAAAATAAACATCACTTTCTAGATTTCGCAAGGCATTATCTTTCACTTTTTCAATAGAAACATTGTTGCGTTTCGCTTTTTTATTTAAAAATGTGATGGATTCGTTGGCAGCAATTCTATACATCCAAGTGTGCAACTTGCTGTCGCCTTTAAAAGAATTAATGTTTCTGAAGGTTTTGATAAACGTATTCTGAAGCACATCATCAGCATCATCATGGTCTAAAACCATATTCCTGATTTGCCAGTAAAGACGTTCCTTATACTGCGAAACAAGTTCCCGAAAGGCGGATTCTCTTTCCGCTTCGGTTTGTAATGCCGTAACCAGTTCTTGTTCTTCAACCACGTTCGTGTAATTGTATTTAAGACTAAAGGTAAACGAAAAGGTTTAATTTTGAAGTTTGTTTTCTCTGTGTATGTCCGTGGCACTCCGTGAAACTCTGTGTAATAGCTATATCACAGAGGTTCGCAGAGATTTTTGTTATGCTAAAGACTGCATTTCCACTAAACTATAATAAACCCCTTTTTTCTCTAGAAGTTCTTGATGTTTACCTTGTTCTACAATTTTTCCTTTGGAAAGAACCACGATATTGTCCGCATTTTGAATAGTGGAAAGTCTGTGCGCAATAACGATGGAAGTTCTGTTTTTCATCATTTTTTCCAAAGCATCCTGCACTAAACGTTCACTTTCAGTATCTAAAGCAGAAGTTGCTTCGTCCAAAATCATAATCGGTGGATTTTTAAGAACTGCGCGCGCAATGCTTAAACGTTGTTTTTGGCCGCCGCTCAGTTTATTTCCGCTGTCGCCAATATTGGTTTCAAAACCTTCGGGTAGGTCTTTTATGAATTCATAAGAATTGCTAATTTCTGCTGCTTCCATCAATTCTACATCAGAAGCCAAAGGTTTTCCGAGTTTTAAATTATTCCCCACAGTATCATTAAAAAGAATAGAATCTTGAGAAACGATGCCCATTAAGCCGCGTAATGACCTTTTTGAAATATCTTTTATATCAACACCATCAATCTGTATACTACCTTGATTTACATCGTAAAAACGTGTCAATAGGTTTGCAATCGTACTTTTTCCGCTACCAGATTGGCCAACTAGCGCGACAGTTTTACCCTTCGGAATTTCCAAAGAAAAATCTTTCAAAACGTATTGGTCTTCGTATTTAAAGGAAATATTTTTGATTGAAATAACACCGTCAAAACCTTCTTTTTGAACAGGATTTTCAATATCTGTAATGGTGTTTTCGGCTTCTAATAATTCTAAAATACGTTGTGCAGAACCATCTGCTCGTTTTATGGAATAGCTCGCTTTTGCAATTGCTTTGGCGGGAGTAAGAATATTATAAGCCAACGAAATATAACCAATAAAGAAACTCGCTTCTAGTGTTTTATCTATAAAAACCAAATACCCTCCAAAAACTAAAAGAACACCAATTGTAATGATACCTAAAAGTTCACTTACAGGTGAAGCTAGGTTTTGTTTGTTCATTACCTTATTGGAATGCGTATAAAACCGTTGGTTACTATCCTCAAATTTCTTTTGAAAAATATTTTCAGCGTGAAACGCTTTAATAATGCGCAATCCTCCCATTGTTTCTTCTAAAATGGAAAGAAAAACACCTTGTTCTTGTTGCACTTTTAACGAGCCTCTTTTAAGTGACTTCCCAATTTTCGAAATTATAAAACCTGAAATTGGCAAAAACAAAAACACAAAAAGTGTAAGTTTTGCACTTATAAGAAGCATAGCAATCAACGTAAATATAATTGTCAACGGTTCGCGAACAATCATTTCCAAAACTGAAAGCACTGAGTTTTTAACTTCATCCACATCACCACTCAAACGGGAGATTGTATCTCCTTTTCTTTTTTCTGAATAAAATGCTAAAGGAAACTGAACTACCTTTCTATAAAGATCATTCCGAAGATCCCTTAAAACCCCATTTCGCATATATGTGGAATAAAACATCGCCAAATAATTGCTCAAGTTTTTCAATAAAAAGAGAGAGATTATGATAGCCACCATATACATAAGCACTTTAAACTCCCCGTATTTATTGATGTTTTCAATAATGAAGTAGTTAAAATAGTCTTGTAAATAGTCTTTTATTTTTGAAATTCCTTCATAAACTGGTTGAACCGCAGACTTGCGTTTATCATTAAAAATAACCTCGAAAATAGGAATTAGCGCCACAAAAGAAAGTGTACCGAACAAAGCATAAAGAATGTTGAAAAATATATTTAGGTAAGCAAACCTTTTATAGGGGATGACGTAACGCAGTATTTTTTTGAAATAATTCATTAACTAATGTTTAGTTGTGCGGCAATGGCGTCAATTTTTTTCTGAAGAATTTCTTCAAAATTTTCTTTTTCCAAAGTGTTCACGCTAATGTAGAACTTTATTTTCGGTTCTGTGCCGCTTGGTCGCGCTGCAATTTTGCTACCATCCTCAGTATAATAGATTAAAACGTTGGATTTTGGCAGATTTAATGACAAAGTTTCCTGTTTTATAAAATCTGTGGTTTCGTTTTTTGAGACATCGTCCATTCGCACCACTTTACTTCCTGCAATTTCCTTAAAAGGATTTTCACGAAGGTTTTTCATTATTGCTGAAATCTCCTCAGCTCCCTGTTTTCCTTTCTTTGTAACCGAAATCAGATGTTCACGATAGTTCCCTAATTGTTCGTAAACATCATTCAAATATTGAAACATACTGCTACCAGAATCTTTTTTCTGTGCGGCAATCTCGCAAGCGAGTAGGGTGGCGGTAACGGCGTCTTTATCGCGGACGAAATCGCCCACTAAATAACCGAAACTTTCTTCGCCACCACCAATAAATTCAAGCTCTGGGAAATCCTTTACCATTTTAGCAATCCACTTAAAACCAGTAAGTCCGTCAATATATTTTACGTTGAAATGTTTCGCAACCTTTTCAACCATTGGTGTTGAAACGATTGTAGAAGCTACGAATTGTTTTCCATTAAGTTTTCCAGCTTTTTGCCATTGTTCTAAAAGGAAATGCGTCATTAAAACCATTGTTTGGTTTCCGTTTAGCAAAACCATTTCATTTTTATCATTTCGAACTGCAACGCCTAATCTGTCGCAGTCTGGGTCAGTTCCAATAACGATATCTGCATTTGTTTTTTCAGCAAGTTCCAAAGCCATTTTTAAAGCGGCTGGCTCTTCTGGGTTTGGTGATTTTACGGTTGGAAAATCGCCATCAGGTTCAGCTTGCTCTCCAACAATCAATACATTATCATAACCAGCTTGCTCCAAAACCTTCGGAATCATTGTGATTGATGTTCCGTGAAGCGAAGTGAAAACAATTTTCAAGTTGTCTTTTGCCTCTTTTGAAGTATTAAAAGTTCCATTTTTAACTGAAGCCTTTGCGAAAGCTTCATCAACTTCAGTATCTATATATTGAATCAAACTTTGATTTGCTTCAAATTTTATGTCTTCGTATTTAAGGGAATTTATTTCAGCAATTATTTCGCCATCTTGCGGTGGAACCAGTTGTCCACCATCTTCCCAATAGACTTTAAAGCCGTTGTACTCAGGCGGATTGTGCGATGCCGTTAAAACAATTCCCGCTTGGCAATCCAAATATTTCACAGCGAAGGAAAGCTCTGGAGTAGGTCGCAATTCTGAAAAAAGAAAGACTTTTATTCCGTTAGCTGAAAAAACATCTGCCACCAATTTTGCAAATTTCTTGCTGTTGTGGCGACAATCGTAAGCTATTGCGACTTTGATTTCTTTATTTGGAAATTGTACTTTTAAATAATTTGAAAGTCCCTGAGTGTTTTTTCCAAGGGTATATTTGTTGATTCGATTATCGCCGAGTCCCATAATACCTCGCATACCGCCAGTTCCGAATTCCAGGTTTTTATAGAAACTATCCTCCAATCCTTCTGGATCGTTGGCAATCATTTCTTTAATGTCGTGTTTAGTTTTTTCGTCGAAAAAAGGAGTGAGCCATTGGTTTGCTTTGGCAAGAGTCTTCGGATCTACGTAAATCATTCGCTTAAATTAATTTGCAAAAATAGGTATTTATAAAGTGCTTTTTTTAAAAAGCTAAAAAACTCTGTGTTCTCTGTGCCTTTGTGGTGAAATAAATAGTAACCACGGAGGCACAGAGGACACAGAGATTAGATTCGTTCTTTGATAATATAGTTTTGAGAATCTTTTTTACTCCTAAGAATCAATTCGCCTAAAAACCCAGCAAGAAAAAGTTGGGATCCCAGAATCATTGCCGTAAGGGCTATAAAAAACTCCGGACGGTCGGTAATTAGCCTCGCGGAAGGATTGATAAATAACTTGTCAATACCAAGAAATAAAGCAAAACAGAACCCAATAAATAACATTACCGCGCCCCAAGCACCAAAAAGGTGCATTGGCCGTTTCCCGAAACGAGAGAGAAACCAAATGGTTATTAAATCTAAAAAGCCTCGAATAAAGCGCTCTGCCCCAAATTTTGTGGTTCCGTATTTTCGGGCTTGATGCAAAACAGTTTTTTCAGAAATCTTACTAAAGCCTGCATTTTTGGCCAATACTGGAATGTAACGATGCATTTCACCAGTTACTTCAATGGATTTTACAACTTCATTTTTATAAGCTTTTAACCCGCAATTGAAATCGTGCAATTTCACACCAGAAGTTTTTCGAGCTGCATAATTGAACAATTTTGAAGGCATGTTTTTGCTCAGAACAGAATCGTACCGTTTCTTTTTCCAACCTGAAACAAGATCGAAACCTTCTTCGGTTATCATTTTATAGAGTTCGGGAATTTCCTCTGGATTGTCCTGTAAATCGGCATCCATTGTGATAATCACTTCGCCTTTGGCCATTGCGAAACCAGCATGCAAGGCTTGCGATTTTCCGTAGTTTTTCTGAAAACGAATTCCTTTTACGTTTTGATTATTTTCGGAAAGCTTCTCAATAATCTTCCAGGAATCGTCTATACTGCCATCGTCTATAAATATGAGCTCATATAAAAAACCATTGGATTGCATAACAGATGCAATCCAACGATATAATTCATTAAGTGATTCTTCTTCGTTAAGAAGTGGGATAACGATGGATATATTCATTCAATTGATTAAAGTTGTTGTTGCGGCGGGTTGTTTTTCATTACAAAACCTGCGATCAATGAAATTATAAATCCAAAAAATAATGTGGCAAGTATTGCAATTGCAGACATGATTAAAGGCGACATAAATTTGGCAGAAATTTCTAGACTATTATCAATTTGTTCCTGAGTCATGTTTGGATAACTTTCAATCATCTGTTCTCGAGAAAAATCTAAAGTTTTTTGAATGAAGTCAGGATCAATATAATTCATAAAAATATAATTGAAAACAACACCGATTACACCCGCTATCAAACTTATTGCTAAACCAGTTTTTAAAGATTGACTAATAGTTAGAAAACCTGCGTTACCAGTTTTAAAGGCTTTTATACCATAAACGATAACACCCACAGAAATAAATAATTGTAAGACGGTTAGCCACCAAGGACGATCAATATGAACATCCAACACATAAGAAATTACTTGTAATACAATTGAAAGCAAGGCTAGAAGCACTCCATAATTAAGCGCTATTTTTTTTAAGGAGTCTGTTTGAGTTTCCATTTATTAAACGTTTTTTGGTTCGGATTGTTAGTAAACAAAGATAGCAAAACGTTACATTTGCAGACGATTTTATGTTGAATTAAAAAAGTGCATAATTTTGTTGCTAATTTCCAATTAATAACTAAATTTGCAAACTCAATTCCGAAAGGTCGGAAGCGTGCATTTTAAATAATAATATTACAATTACAGAGATGAAAAAAGGTATCCACCCAGAAAATTATAGATTGATTGCTTTTAAGGACATGAGTAATGATGAAGTTTTCCTTACTAAGTCAACAGCAGATACTAAAGAAACTATCGAGGTTGATGGTGTTGAGTATCCTTTAGTGAAAATGGAAATTTCACGTACTTCTCATCCTTTCTATACTGGAAAAGCAAAACTTATAGATACTGCAGGACGTATTGACAAATTCAAAAACAAATACGACAAGTTTAAAAAACCTGCCAAAACAGAAGCTAAAACTGAAGAATAGTCTTTTGGTTTTACAACTTATACAAAAGCCTTCGAGAAATCGAGGGCTTTTTTTTTGGTGTTGAGCACACCTTTATTATCTTTATTACATAATATATAGATACTTAATAAATGATTATACCTTGGACAAAATTGTTACCTACTGCTATCTCCGTGGTCGAAGTGGCTGGTAAGTTGCTTTCTTCCAACAAAAAAGAAGTAGCAAAAGCAGAGAAAAATCACAGCCTGGATCCCGAAGGTTTATTAATGCGTATAGAAGTGCTAGAAAAGAGCGAGGTCAAACAGGCGGAACTCATTCAGCAAATGGCACTCCAAAATCTTAGTCTTATTAAAAAAGCAGATAGTAATTATAGACTTGCAATAATTGGCTTCTTTACCTCTTTAATATCGATAGCTTTATTTTGTGTACTTTACTTTCTAAAATTTTAAAATCACTCATTACAAGCAGTAAATAAGATGAATTATATACTATTTGACGGCAACGTCCGCAATCAATTGTTACCCTTCACATTTACACGTCCAGTAGCCGATATACGCGTTGGGATCTTGACCATTCGTGAAAAATGGGAACATCATTTAGGCTTTACTACAACAACGGTGACGGAAGATTATCTTTCTGAAAAATATCCTTTTTTAGAATTGGAGCGAAATATTTTGATAAACGCATCCTTTCTTCCTTCAGAGAATTTGGTGAATATAATTAAAGGATTGGAAGAAAATCAAGCTGTGTTTTTTGATGATGAACCTATAGCTTTTTTCACAACGGAAGAACAGGAAGTAGATTTTGAAACATTCGATATTATTCAATACGAACACGATGACGTTTTGCGAATCGAGTACACTTGGGATATCTTCTCAAAAAACGGCGAAGCAATAAAGCGAGATTTTGAAATGCTTACCAAAGACAGAAAATCACAGCCAATTCCTAAAGGGGTTTGGACAAAAAATCCTGAAAATATTTTTATTGAAGAAGGCGCAATCATTGAATTCTGTACTTTGAACGCTTCCGAAGGACCAATATATATAGGTAAAGATGCCGAAATTATGGAAGGCGCTTTAGTTCGTGGGCCATTTGCACTTTGCGAACATTCCACTTTGAAAATGGGAGCTAAGATCTACAGTAATACAACCATTGGTCCGCACAGTAAAGTTGGGGGGGAAGTGAACAATTCGGTGATCTTTGGATATTCCAACAAAGGCCACGATGGATTTTTAGGGAATTCTGTTTTGGGCGAATGGTGTAATTTGGGAGCAGACACTAATAATTCAAACTTAAAGAACAATTATGCCGAAGTTCGTCTTTGGGATTATGAAACTGAAGGATTCGCAAGAACAGGACTTCAATTTTGCGGCCTGATGATGGGCGACCATAGCAAATGTGGAATTAATACAATGTTCAATACGGGAACCGTTGTAGGCGTAAGCGCCAATATCTTCGGAAGTGGTTTTCCTCGTAATTTCGTTCCAAGCTTCAGTTGGGGCGGAAGTTGTGGATTTACAACCTACAAAACCGACAAAGCTTTTGAAGTTGCAAAAGTGGTGATGAGCCGAAGAAACATTGAATTTTCAGAAGCGGACGCCAAGATTATGCAACACGTTTATGACGAAACCGCGAAGTGGCGCAAAGGCTAATGGTAGAATAAAAAGTAAATTATTATTGCTAATATCACAAGCATAATGCTTCCGAAAACAAAGACTAAGTTTTTTTGGCGGCGCAATTCGTTTTCTTTCAATTTTTGTTTAAAAGCCACGAACTGTGCTGGCGACATTTTTTTATAATCAACAACTTTTGTGGAAGTTCCATATTTCGAAGAAACATCTTTTTCAAAATAATTCTTTCGATTGGCAAGTTGCTTCGCATTATTGCGAATTGATTGAATCATAGCGGCAGCCGAACCTCCAAAACCCATAGCGTGTTTTTTTTAGTATATTTTGGTAATTTACAAAAAAAAGATAAACTAAAAAACTCACTAAAAAGCAATCAATGAACTGCCGAAGTATCAACCTTTCCGGCACCTTTTTTAATCAAAAGAACAAAAGGCACACATATTAAAAATGCAAATCCCATATAAAGGAAAATGTCCATATAGGTTAAAACCGTTCCTTGGATTCTAATTGTTCCTTCTAAAACCTGATATGCTCGCGCCAAAGCTTCATTGGCGCTAAAACCTTTTCCCATAAATAGTTGTTGTAAGCCTTGAATGCGGTTTTGAACAATTGGGTTTGTTGGATTTATATTCGGAATTAAATCCACACGATGCTGTTGGTTAAATCTGAAGATTAATGTAGTTATTATCGCGATTCCAAAGGAACCTCCTAGTTGGCGCATCATTCCAGTAAAAGCAGCGCCTTCGCCGATTTCTTTTCCTTTTAAAGTGGAAAGTGCTAAGGTTGTGATAGGTACGAACAAAAGTCCTAAACCAACTCCACGAATCACCAATGGCCAGAATAAATGTTCGCTTCCTGTATCTGGAGTCATCAAATTGTGCATCCAATAACTAAAAATGAAGAAAATGATAAAACCTGCTGCGACCAAATATTTCTGCGGTACGCCACGCTCAATCGCTTTTCCTATAAAAGGCATCATCAATCCAGTTGTAATTGAACTAGGGATGAGAAGCAAACCTGCATCAGTAGCTGTCCAACCTAGAATTGATTGGGTGTAAATAGGAATGATAAATGTGGTTCCGTAAAGACCAAAACCGAGGATGAAAGTATAAATGGTTCCAATGCGAAGGTTGTTGTTTTTCAAAACACGAAGATTCACAATTGGGTGTTCGTAAACCATTTCGCGCCAAATAAAGGCTATTAATCCGAAAACTGAGATGACACTTAATGCTGTAATCAAATTGTCGTTAAACCAATCGTCTTGCTGCCCGTGTTCCAAAACAAATTGTAGCGAACCAATAAACGAAGCCAAGAATAAAATGCCCCACCAATCCACTTGTTTTACACTCAATTTCTCTCCAAATTTTGGACTTCTTACGTAGGTAAGCGTCAAAATTGTTGCGATAATTCCGATTGGTATATTTATGTAAAATATATACGGCCACGAAAAATTATCAACCAAATAACCTCCCAAAGGTGGTCCCAAAGTTGGGCCAACAATTACGCCCATTCCATAAATAGCTTGCGCCATTCCACGTTTTGCGGCGGGATAACTTTCGGTAATAATGGTTTGTGCGGTTACTAAAAGGGCGCCACCACCTAAGCCTTGAATAAATCTGAAAGCGACCAATTCCCAAATGTTCGTCGCATTTCCGCAGAGAAAGGAAGCAACAGTAAAAATAACGATGGAAACCGCAAAGTAATTTCTTCTTCCAAATTGCTTTGAAAGCCAACTAGTCATTGGGATTACAATAACGTTTGCAATGGCGTACGCGGTAATTACCCACGCGATGTCTGTTAAAGTTGCTCCCAAACTTCCGCGCATATCATTCAATGCAACGTTTACAATTGTGGTGTCGATTATTTCTAAAAGCGCACACAAAACTGCGGTGATGGTTATAATGATTCTTCGCGTGCCGTATTCTACTAGACTGTCTTCTTCTTGCTCCTGCATATAATTTTTGATAGGTTATTGCTAACGTCTCAAGTCTAAATTCTGAAATCTATTTTAAATGCACATCCACATCTACGTTCATTCCGGAGCGTAAAAGGGCTAGTTTTTTGGCATCATTGTCCTTGGTGAATTCAATTTTAACGGGAAGTCTCTGAATCGTTTTCACGAAATTCCCAGTAGCATTATCGGGAGGTAATAATGAAAATTTTGATCCTGTTGCTGGTGAAAAGTTTGTAATTGTAGCGTCAAACTCTTCTCCCGGATAAGCATCGATTTCAACAATAACTTTTTGACCAACCCGCATCTTGTCAAGTTGAGTTTCTTTGAAATTAGCTACGATCCATTTGATTTCTGTATTTACTAAATAGAAAAGAGATTGCCCAGGTTGCACAAACTGTCCAGCTTGCAATGAAACATTGCTCAACTGGCCATCAATCGGCGCTAGAACTATTGTATAGTCAAGACTTAATTGTGCCGCATCAACCATTGCCTGCGCGCTTTTTACGTTTGCCTCAGCAACAT comes from Aequorivita sublithincola DSM 14238 and encodes:
- a CDS encoding RNA polymerase sigma factor, which produces MVEEQELVTALQTEAERESAFRELVSQYKERLYWQIRNMVLDHDDADDVLQNTFIKTFRNINSFKGDSKLHTWMYRIAANESITFLNKKAKRNNVSIEKVKDNALRNLESDVYFEGDAIQLQFQKAIATLPERQRLIFTMKYFEDHTFEQLSEILETTTGGLKSSYHIAVKKITEFIKAQDETL
- a CDS encoding ABC transporter ATP-binding protein, whose amino-acid sequence is MNYFKKILRYVIPYKRFAYLNIFFNILYALFGTLSFVALIPIFEVIFNDKRKSAVQPVYEGISKIKDYLQDYFNYFIIENINKYGEFKVLMYMVAIIISLFLLKNLSNYLAMFYSTYMRNGVLRDLRNDLYRKVVQFPLAFYSEKRKGDTISRLSGDVDEVKNSVLSVLEMIVREPLTIIFTLIAMLLISAKLTLFVFLFLPISGFIISKIGKSLKRGSLKVQQEQGVFLSILEETMGGLRIIKAFHAENIFQKKFEDSNQRFYTHSNKVMNKQNLASPVSELLGIITIGVLLVFGGYLVFIDKTLEASFFIGYISLAYNILTPAKAIAKASYSIKRADGSAQRILELLEAENTITDIENPVQKEGFDGVISIKNISFKYEDQYVLKDFSLEIPKGKTVALVGQSGSGKSTIANLLTRFYDVNQGSIQIDGVDIKDISKRSLRGLMGIVSQDSILFNDTVGNNLKLGKPLASDVELMEAAEISNSYEFIKDLPEGFETNIGDSGNKLSGGQKQRLSIARAVLKNPPIMILDEATSALDTESERLVQDALEKMMKNRTSIVIAHRLSTIQNADNIVVLSKGKIVEQGKHQELLEKKGVYYSLVEMQSLA
- a CDS encoding phospho-sugar mutase, translated to MIYVDPKTLAKANQWLTPFFDEKTKHDIKEMIANDPEGLEDSFYKNLEFGTGGMRGIMGLGDNRINKYTLGKNTQGLSNYLKVQFPNKEIKVAIAYDCRHNSKKFAKLVADVFSANGIKVFLFSELRPTPELSFAVKYLDCQAGIVLTASHNPPEYNGFKVYWEDGGQLVPPQDGEIIAEINSLKYEDIKFEANQSLIQYIDTEVDEAFAKASVKNGTFNTSKEAKDNLKIVFTSLHGTSITMIPKVLEQAGYDNVLIVGEQAEPDGDFPTVKSPNPEEPAALKMALELAEKTNADIVIGTDPDCDRLGVAVRNDKNEMVLLNGNQTMVLMTHFLLEQWQKAGKLNGKQFVASTIVSTPMVEKVAKHFNVKYIDGLTGFKWIAKMVKDFPELEFIGGGEESFGYLVGDFVRDKDAVTATLLACEIAAQKKDSGSSMFQYLNDVYEQLGNYREHLISVTKKGKQGAEEISAIMKNLRENPFKEIAGSKVVRMDDVSKNETTDFIKQETLSLNLPKSNVLIYYTEDGSKIAARPSGTEPKIKFYISVNTLEKENFEEILQKKIDAIAAQLNIS
- a CDS encoding glycosyltransferase family 2 protein, whose translation is MNISIVIPLLNEEESLNELYRWIASVMQSNGFLYELIFIDDGSIDDSWKIIEKLSENNQNVKGIRFQKNYGKSQALHAGFAMAKGEVIITMDADLQDNPEEIPELYKMITEEGFDLVSGWKKKRYDSVLSKNMPSKLFNYAARKTSGVKLHDFNCGLKAYKNEVVKSIEVTGEMHRYIPVLAKNAGFSKISEKTVLHQARKYGTTKFGAERFIRGFLDLITIWFLSRFGKRPMHLFGAWGAVMLFIGFCFALFLGIDKLFINPSARLITDRPEFFIALTAMILGSQLFLAGFLGELILRSKKDSQNYIIKERI
- a CDS encoding DUF4199 domain-containing protein, whose product is METQTDSLKKIALNYGVLLALLSIVLQVISYVLDVHIDRPWWLTVLQLFISVGVIVYGIKAFKTGNAGFLTISQSLKTGLAISLIAGVIGVVFNYIFMNYIDPDFIQKTLDFSREQMIESYPNMTQEQIDNSLEISAKFMSPLIMSAIAILATLFFGFIISLIAGFVMKNNPPQQQL
- a CDS encoding type B 50S ribosomal protein L31; the protein is MKKGIHPENYRLIAFKDMSNDEVFLTKSTADTKETIEVDGVEYPLVKMEISRTSHPFYTGKAKLIDTAGRIDKFKNKYDKFKKPAKTEAKTEE
- a CDS encoding GlmU family protein translates to MNYILFDGNVRNQLLPFTFTRPVADIRVGILTIREKWEHHLGFTTTTVTEDYLSEKYPFLELERNILINASFLPSENLVNIIKGLEENQAVFFDDEPIAFFTTEEQEVDFETFDIIQYEHDDVLRIEYTWDIFSKNGEAIKRDFEMLTKDRKSQPIPKGVWTKNPENIFIEEGAIIEFCTLNASEGPIYIGKDAEIMEGALVRGPFALCEHSTLKMGAKIYSNTTIGPHSKVGGEVNNSVIFGYSNKGHDGFLGNSVLGEWCNLGADTNNSNLKNNYAEVRLWDYETEGFARTGLQFCGLMMGDHSKCGINTMFNTGTVVGVSANIFGSGFPRNFVPSFSWGGSCGFTTYKTDKAFEVAKVVMSRRNIEFSEADAKIMQHVYDETAKWRKG
- a CDS encoding DHA2 family efflux MFS transporter permease subunit codes for the protein MQEQEEDSLVEYGTRRIIITITAVLCALLEIIDTTIVNVALNDMRGSLGATLTDIAWVITAYAIANVIVIPMTSWLSKQFGRRNYFAVSIVIFTVASFLCGNATNIWELVAFRFIQGLGGGALLVTAQTIITESYPAAKRGMAQAIYGMGVIVGPTLGPPLGGYLVDNFSWPYIFYINIPIGIIATILTLTYVRSPKFGEKLSVKQVDWWGILFLASFIGSLQFVLEHGQQDDWFNDNLITALSVISVFGLIAFIWREMVYEHPIVNLRVLKNNNLRIGTIYTFILGFGLYGTTFIIPIYTQSILGWTATDAGLLLIPSSITTGLMMPFIGKAIERGVPQKYLVAAGFIIFFIFSYWMHNLMTPDTGSEHLFWPLVIRGVGLGLLFVPITTLALSTLKGKEIGEGAAFTGMMRQLGGSFGIAIITTLIFRFNQQHRVDLIPNINPTNPIVQNRIQGLQQLFMGKGFSANEALARAYQVLEGTIRIQGTVLTYMDIFLYMGFAFLICVPFVLLIKKGAGKVDTSAVH